The DNA segment ttttttcaaccttcagaacactcaaaacaacattaaaacaccaaatttgcattgaattcaagcctaagaattccaaaatcttccgaattacgcttttgatcaaaaacccaaccaaaccacgtctgaatgacctgaagttttgcacacacgtcaaaaatgtcaCAACGGAGCTATTGAAACTTCCGgaactccattccgacccctatatcaaaatctcacctatcaaccagaaaatgccaaaatctcaatttttccaattcaagcctaaaccttccacggacttccaaaatgcattccgatcatgctcctaagtcccaaattacctaacggagctaacaaatcataaaaatttctatccgagatcatatactaataagtcaaatcttggtcaaacttttcaaatttcaaacttcaaactgggaactgttcttccaaattcattctgattaccttgaaaacaaaaaccaacaatttacataagtcataatacatcacacagagCAAGTCATGCTCGAGAACACGCGAGCagagtgcaaaagctcaaaacaaccgatcaGGTCGTTACAGGTGATTCAGATGGATATCTGGAATTTGACTTAGGAGAATTTCTGGGTTGTTGATGTCTTGTGCCATCACACATGCGGAGGATTGGTCGCATGTGCGTGACCGCAGAAGCGAAGCAGTGGTCGCATGGCGACTTGGAAAGAGTTTGGAAGTTGTTGCAGGTGCAAAAAGTGGTCTGTAGAAGCGGAGTTGCACTTGTGAAAAGGAGGTCAAAGAAGCGGATTATGTGGGAGAAGCTGGGATGGCCAGGTGTTTCCGTAGAAGCGAACTTGGGGGTGCATATGTCGCACGTGTcttcaccatttgtgagagaatagaagagtagAAGTTCATATTCCTACATTAACAAATCCGCATGACATGAATACAAGAAAGTGAAGTATCCTAACTGTTcggtagcctctcaaagataagtacaatcgtctccatatcgatccgcaagactctactaaatctgctCATAACTCATGAGACCTTTGTAACCTAGTACTCTAATACTAACTTGCCACGACCCAAAATCCTAACTCGTCGCGATGGCTCCTAACACACTTACTAGGCAAGCAGACAATCACATAACAACTAAACATTTGAATAAAACATGTTTAATAAACTCAATAATGAAAAATCTCATAAATATCTGATAAAAGTAATTGAAACTCTACAACAACCATCCCAGCACCTGGTGTCAACGAGTACATGAGAACTATAATTTCTCAACATAAAACAAACTCTAGTACAATTGCTTGAATAGTAGAATAGTactgaagaaaataaaagaaaggataaTCAAGGTTTGTGAGCATCATAGCAGCTACCTCAAAGTCTCCGAGTAGGTACTAGCACTAATCAAACAATCACCGCATccagatgtacctggatctgcacacgaagtgcagagtgtagtatgagtataacagatccaatatactcaataagtatcatAGCTAGACTCGACAAGGTAAAAGAAGAACAAATTATAAATGATGCTATCTATAACCTATATAGTTTAATCATTTAATAAGTACAAACAACAATGAAATCAAGTCATAAAGCACAGGAAGAAGCATCTGTATGTGTATGTGTACAGTTCTCAAATAATCTGCTCAGTCAATGTTCAGCATATAGAGATGATATGCAATTAAATCAGGTAAATAATCACGgaaattgcaagtaaagatgaaatgcaaaATCCAAACAAACACTACTAGCTAGATTTTCCCAACCTTTCCAATTCCATACCAATCCACTTAAAGTTTTCGTCAATATTTGTGTGTACACCATCAAGATATAAATATGCGACGGTGACCCTAGGGGATGGATCCATATCCACACGCAAGCACGGCCCATTCAACGTACTACCAGCCCGGCGTGGTCACATGATCAATGTCATAATCTGCTCGACGGGGTCACAGGCATAATAATACAATCTGACTGGCGTGGTCACATGCATAACAACATAATTCGCCCGGCATGGTCACAGATATAACAAAACAATCCTCCTGGCGCGGTCACAGGCATAACAATGCAAATCGCCTGGCGTGGTCACAGGCATAACAACACAATCTGCCCGGCATTTGTCACAGGCACCCAGTCCAAACATATCACCCAGgagcaaataaacaagaatacaTGTATGTGATGAATGGATCACAAATCTCATGCTCCTGGACTTGTATAAATGACATGCTAAAGTATAGGCATGTGGAAAATGTGCTATCATAGCTCAATAGGCAATTTCATCACATAATAGCATTTATCAAATTCATTCAGTAATTAAACCTCTATGTAGTCTCAAACATGGTTAAAATAGTTCACAACAATGTTACAAATATGTGAAGTATCATAGGTTAAAGCTTAACAGTCAATTCTAGGCTTATCATAGCCTAAGCACAATCCGAGCATGGATAAATATCCATGGTATCGGCACATATGCGCACCCATAGCACGTAGCTATCACAAATAATTCAggcaactagtgcctcaaccaagtttGAATAAGATACTTACCGCAAGTAAGCCAAATTACTCCCTTAGTAAACCCTCCCCGTGCATATCAACCTCCGGAAGTAAATAACGTAATACTATCAATAAAAGCAATATGAATTGATTCTAAATGATAAAGTCATAATCTTTAaccaaaatcaaaaagtcaaccctaggtccacgcctcagaacccgataaaaTTTATAAATTCTGAACAACCATTCAATAATGAGTCCAGCCATATCAAAATCATCCAATTTCGACCTTAAATCGACCTTCAAAcctccattttttatttttgcaaagtTTCCACAAAATCCCTCATTTCTTTACTTTAATCcactaattaaattctaaaataaaGATGAAATCGTGATTTAACAAAGATGAAATCAGGAAATCGTGAATGCATGGGATTTGTGCTACTGCCTCCCTTGGGTTTTGCGGTGATATACCGGCATCTGCTGGTGCTACCCCTGGGTTTTGCAGTGGTAAACCGGTGTCTGCACAATTTTCTTCCTGAAGCCCAATACCATTGTTTTCACGTGGATTtgctgagttagacatttttgaACTGAATCAGAGattctttgacaagaaaaagtgtgaagaataacttgtgttttcagaaaactagcaccaaagcaatcactattattcttagccccacggtgggtgccaaactgtttaccttgaaaatggtaactataattatatttgattttgtggttctaaaaatatgtgatttatttcaaCACTAGTTGTTAGGTAATAGACACTAAGTGTAagtgaagaaaataagaaatgcaaaTCAATAGGGTCACAAGGCCTGGCCTCAAGCTGGCTGGAGCATGGCCTCGAGGTCTAGACGGGGCTAACAACAATGAACAATTGATGAAGAATCAACGATAATGAGGGCCTCAAAGATGGCCTTTTGCggttaataatgagcaataaatgaagacaataaatgaacaatgaatgaacaatgaaagaataagcaataaatgtgtAGAACAATCATATAAGCAAAGAGcagagaatgttgtattgtattgaATGTGAGTGTATTAAATAATAACCCGAATCCCTCTACAAGATggcaagggtcccctttatatagaaggggTGAATCCCAACACAGTACATGTCTAATAAATGACGAAGAAATGCCACTACTATAGTTGTATAACGGCTCAATGCGGATTTGCACTATTCTTGCGGACCTGGTCAGCTCTAACCTGTATTTGGAAATTTTTTCGCCTTTCCATGACGATCATCGATTGTACTGCTCCGAGGTCGACCATAGTGAGCCTTCGATGTGCTCCCTCGAGGGACACACCTCGGGGTCGCACCTCACGCTCTGCTTCGGGCTTCTTCAAGGTTAGGCGTGAAGCGGCATAGTAGCCTCAAAGTCGAACTCCCCAATTTTGGCCATATACATGGTTAATATGTTGTTTTTTCCTTCAAgagataggaaaaccaaatatggtaagaaaattaagACAAACACCTAATAATTGCTCCCGAAATATAGcaaaacataatatgaacataaAATTTTAATTACTCTTATCGTAACCGAGCCTAACTAAATTGTTAATTGAGTTTCTAAACATTGTATACGCTGGCATTTTAaggtttcttgtttatttttgtcCCTCTATCTTGAAAACTTTGACCTACTTCATTTTTAAAGCATTAAGTTGACTAGTTTCTGAAATCACATTGGACATTTATTTATTCGTTCGAAACATTGCTTACATTCCACAAACTATATAATGCTCTAGAGGTAGCAACTTTTTTAGTACAGAAAACATTAAATCAGAAAACAATAATAGAAAAATTTGTTTAACTGTGGATATAGTATGTAGGTCAAGCATTTCAGAAATTGATGACATAAAATTGTGTATGAGTTGAGAAAGGATATAATATAAGCTCTTAAAAGATCACTGCTCATATGGTATGTCGCAGTGATATAAAGCACACCATCAAATCTTATAGTATAGTGATCAGTGATAATCTTCCACTCAATAGTGTGAATTCGTTCTAATTTTCCCAATTCCCTTCCCTTCCTGATCCCTAATGTATCGgaaattaaaaagaaataaaaacatcaGTACAACTGCAAATATTGATTTTAATAATAATTTCAAGAAAAATTTGCCATTTGGTCCTCCTTGTGTCCCTTCTCTTTCTCCGATCCATCCTTGTAATAATGCGATTGGGGTGGTTTTGTTTGTTAATAAATATCTATCTCTTTTATTCATTTCTCATTTTCCGAAGTCTATTGAGCGTGCAAATTGTCCTCCACGGTTCCACCCCCACCACAAGAAAATAGAAACTAAAAGAATCTCTCATTATATATACATTACAAAGGAGAAAATAAACATAGTAAAGacaacataataataaaagaaaagaaaggaaaaggcaCTCTTTCTTCCTTCCTCTTTTTGCTCTCTTCACCAAGATTCAATGGCTACTTCCTCAACCACTAGAACTCCAAGATATGGTCAAAGAGACAACACGTTTTCTACTCCAATTTTCACTATTTCTTCTTCACCTTCTTACTCTTCAAATTCTTCCTTTGGATCACTTTCTACACATGATCATCATTCCCCTTTTAGCCCAAATACTCCTTTTCAATTCTCTAATAAGGGAGTGCCATTTTCTTGGGAGTACATTCCTGGAATTCCGAAGCAACAAATTTCAAGGAAAAATAGCTCTTCTTCAAGCCAACTTCTCCCATTGCCACCACCAGCTGGTAATTCTCCAAATTCAGCCAAGAAACTACAAAGTTTTCGCGAGGAATTTTATCCGAAAAAGAGTGCTAGTGACAGCTTCAGTAATGATCCATTTTTTGCAGCATTTGTGGAGTGTTCCAAGGATCAAGAACATCCTGAAAACTTTAGTGACATTTGGAAGAGTACTTCTTCTTCAAAGGTAATGACATCAACAAGAAGTTTAAGTGGTAGATTTGGATTGATAAGCATGTATGCATCTTGTAAAAGAACTTGTACTGTCTCAGAATCCATTGTTTATCTTCCAAGATCAAGAAATTATGATCTCCTTAGTACTCGTCGAACAAGCCGGTAAAAAAGCGTGAATTTGTCAACTTTAGGGTCATTGGCCAAAGGGTCATGACTCAAGTTCTACATCCATAGCTAGATGGCTTTACTATTTCCTGTACGAAATATTATTGTGATCACTTATTTGGAATTAGGacgtaattaatatttttgtatttttttctatGCTTTTATGTGTTAGGAGTCCTATCAAATATCAAATATGTAAGGACAAATAGATGCATATGTCCGAAAATTATACAGTGCAGTAGTCTTTTTGTGATTTTAATATAGTAGGAGTTTTATTGATCACATTACTGTCTTGTtgtgttttgttatttttatatAACTTTTTGGTATTGTCTCTttttgtctatattttcattaatgtggtaCTTATGCTTTTATGAGCTAAGGGTCTATTCGAAACAGTCTTTCTATTCTCACAAGATAGGGGTACGATATGTGTACACACTACCTTCCTTAGATCCAACGATATAAGATAATATTGgatattttattgttgttgttgttggatatgctattgttgttgttgtaggagTATTATTTTACTTTGCAAGGAGAAAGTTTCACTGTGTTTTCACCAAGGCATGAGCAATTGCACAATTTCGTCTCATGTGTTGTCACGATGTTATATGAATATTCTATCCTTTCTGTATTTCATGTGATGACTTCATGGCATTTTGAGTAAAGGTTACACAAACCCCATGTGagattttttaaaatattgagaAAATAATCTTGAAAAAAATGATTATCGTGGACCACAACACCACTGATAAGTGGACTCACACACAAACACTCGTTAATCGCCGCACAATTTCACAGAATTTGATTTAGTAGGAAAGTTTTAGAttccaagaaaagaaaaatttgaaATACAACTATTTTGTGGTCAACTTGAATATATAAATAGTTAAAGATGATACTTGAGACAACTTTACCTAATATTTTCTAGCCTTGTTGCTTGGGCACTTCGCTTTGTCACTTCCACGTTCGCTTCGTCACTTCTTTTTACTCTTTCCTCATAAATCCATTTGATTAGTCAAATACCAAGAGGTTGGACCAATCAAAACAATACAAAAACTTAGGGGTTATTTGGTAGGAAGACAAATTATACAAGGACTATAATGCAAAGATTTAGCTACTTAGGGATTAATAATATATGAATTAATAATACATGAATCCCTTTTTGTTGGGTCTTTGGTCATTGCACTAAAATTAAATATACAAGATATCaattaaattaatttttattttttaaactaaaaaGTAATGAGTTTACAATTATATCCTTGGATTCTTGGCTTTCTTTGACTTGTAGGAAAAAAGATAAGGATAATTATGTCCTTTTGGTTCTTTATCCATATATTAGTTATTTCATGTTGTGGTATAAAATAATGCACCAATTGGTTATTAAATGATACATGGATTAGTAATATTTACTTCAAAATATAAATCAAATATTGAATAAAGTTATACCAAATTATATACCATGATTATATTTCTTATACACAGAGGCAGATCTACAATTTGAACTTTATGGgttcaatttttaaatttttttagcaTTGAACGCATAATCATTTTTAAACTATGAGTTCACATCTATTATTTTTACAATTGTAAtgaatttttatatataattttgtACTCCGCATCGAAAATTATGAGATCAATTCAACCCGTTATTATCACAAACATACGCCCTAGCTTATATATCATACCAAACAATCCCTTATGGTGCCACtaaccttcttcttttttttttttttgtctttttgacgAAAAAAATTTCATGTCCTTTTATTTCATTTCCTTTCGTATTGAAAGCAAAAGTTAACTGTCATGTAAGGCAATTAATAGAAAGAGAAGTAAACTAATGAATACTGGATTAGTAATTGTCTAACCCAAAAATAGATTTCACGGTCAAAGTCAAAATCAATAAGAAAtcgagttactgataatcaagatTTACTTCAATTTTCCAGTACTTTGAAGAATaaagcaaagaatgaaaataATTGACAAGGAATGAAACTACGAAATAGATTAATAATTACTCCAAAAATTGCAGTTAGAACTTTTTGAATAAAGTACAGAAAGATTGCATATATGTTCAATAATCATCCGAGGCCATTACAAATGATGACTAAGTCCTTATATAAGAGTATACTATTATAACGGTTTTCATACTTAATTCGGGATGATTAATAGCTTTAATTGCCCTGATTACCCATTTCTGTATATAATCGTTGTGGAAGCGTTTATGACCAAGGATTTTCTATAACCACAATTATATGTTGATTTCCCTTCTTATTTAAGACACATTCATGCACCTTTTTTCTTTAACGGTTTTTATACATTCCGCCCCTGTTTCTCTTCTTTCCAGCTATTGTAGCAGGTTTCTTTCCTAGAGAAATTTCGAGGGTGTTTCTCCCGTGACTTCTTGAATTCTTTAACTCAATGCCACCTTTCACCTTATTGATGGTCCACGTGTTATGCCTTTTTTTCACTAATACATATAGTCTCCCTACTTTCTGAATATGCTGAACTAAATATTCGAGAAGTTGTAAGTATTTACGGCAGAAATTCTTTGCCAATGTTTCTAGAGTATCATAATGCCTTCTTCAGAATCGATGTGGCGTACATCACGTCTATTTAATGTCCCAGCCATGTGGCTTGCCCTTATTGGTTCTACAGTTTCTCAGCACTTTTTTAGAGTTTTTTCTACGACTGTATCAGTCACGAAGTGACGGTTCTATTAAGACAGTTCATAATGACCAACCTGGATGACGGTTGCTTCTTCTTATAAATACTTCATCATGCTTGACTTTTTAAaatcttcttccttcttctttgcATTCATCTCATTAACCTTGCATCATACTCCTCTATCTTTTCActgtattttctttgtaaaaTTTGTCTTCCTCAATACCAGATCCTCGTAAGGTTGTGATCGTCGATTAACTTGCTCCTTCTACTGCCCCTACTAGGAGTAGGAGAGGTGGTAGACTCTGCAAGTAGTTTTGTCAAGCCATTTCCTTCTAGGTCTAAAGCTTCTTTAAACCCTAGATCATCCTCTAATAGTAGAGATCAGAATGAACCCATGCGTGAGCCTACAGTTTTAAGATTGTTCCTCAAGAGTTTTTTTGTGTCAGACCGTGAAGCCATGAAAAATCAAGTTTCTTCTGTAGCTTCCCTTAATCCTGCTAAACATTATCCAAGTTTGATCACTCCGGGACTTCTTTCTTTAGTTCGACATGAATGCCACTAGAAATCAGGTTTTTCAGTTCTGATCCTGGTACCAACCAAAGAATCACTTCTTACCAGGAAAGTGAAACTTTGCACgtaagtgttttttttttctctttttctttcttagatGTCTTGATTTCCTTTACATAATCATATATTCATTTTTTTCAGCAACCATCAAAGTCTTTGAAGAAATTCCTGACTTCCGTGCTTatgtagaaaaaatattgatTGTTGCTCCCATGGAAATTTCTTCCACAAAAAATTAGTTGGAAAGTGAATATTCACGGTACTTTTTATTCTCGTGGtttctttccttctttacttGTTCATATATAACTTTTTTCATCACCCCTTTTTTTATTAAGGTTTGCCATTCGTGGCATCAGTCCTTCATCTGTTCCCACAACCAGGCTTTCTGTAAGTTCTGTACAAGTACGGATTTTGAGTGATTCTTCCTCCAAGAGAAAAACTACTAAAGCTCGTGGGTCTGATGGTGAGAAAATCCTGTGTCAGAAGACATCGTGGTTTCAGATAATGAAACCCTTGTCTCTCATGATCCCCCATCAAGTTCAATTCCCTTCAAAATCATTGATAAGCCGGAGAGTGTTACTTTAAAATTTTCTAATGAAGACGCTGGTAACTTAGACAACCTCCCGCCCCCCTCAAGTCCTATTGAAAGGTTATTCGCTCATGACTTTGAGGGTAAAGAAGGACCCgtgcatgacctcagggtcggaatctccaaaatcatatgccctcaatgaggcaattccGAGCACACGAGTAACGGCCCCcaagcctaagcaaactcgatgactcggagactgtcgccaatcgccattTGTTTAAAAACCTGAGgtcataagaccccgagcgggcagactcggtgtaGTAAGACCTATTTAAGTCAACAACGAAAACTATAAGACcacaagcaaggcatgaatcatacttgtaccaagtatcaacaaaactgtaagacctcaagcaaggcatgaatcatacttgtaccaagtatcgacgaaactgtaagacctcaaaaggcatgaaaattttgtaagaccttactacaggcataaactcaatcctgaagtttaggctatatgtcgcatttgtaagactcccgaaagggcataccctcgatatagacgcctaaactactacactcgggaccaaaaaatggctccagccaaacataaatgactacggtcatatgACTGTACCAACTGAATtaacacgactcggggacgcccgactgtcactacaaaatcataggccattacttcgaatccaCTTCCAAAAGAATCGGTTAAACAGGATACCCTTGACAGGCAAAAGAaattcgaccatgtcagctccaaatcacaaggcttcgagctactcagcatATGAGCCAAagcttccgaggtgctcgaacatcgccgcaaatgacttgaaatcgaggttcttcccgaaccgacgacatGTCAGGCAAAaccatttcaaaaagtccttaacaagaggaaaacaaagcctacatatgcctaagggcaaagcgtaagagccattgttgccaacctaatgagcctcagggccacacacactaaaaggtcgcaacgaccaaaagcgtaagagccactgtcgccagcttaaaatttgaaagcttaagggtcaaaatgagctcgagtcgtaacccgatttgtAGGCCGGactcaaaatagttaactatacatgtcattgtcgccagctaaatgAGACTTAGGGTCGTGcatataaaaggtcgcttcgacccaaggcataagagccgtTGTCGCCAGCCGACGCAAATAccaaacttgagggtcaattgtgcTCGAGTCAAAACCTAGCttagagactgaacccaaaatagttaaaatacaaatgcccaagggaaaagcgtaagagccaccatCGCCCGCCCATGCAATCATaaagcttgagggtcgaatgagctcgagtcgaagctcgactcggagactaaacccaaaacaattgagcaaaagcataagagctctaacaCCAACTTAAACTAAAGGTCGCACCAACTGAGCGTGTAAGAGCCCCGGGCCTACCTAATGAGCCCAAGGGCtatatcacgaatctaaggattcttaGCAACTCTGAAACCAGTCCGCCTAGTCAGAAGCAAAGCAGAACGGGGTACAGAAGAAATAAAACctcaagtttttttttatttacaaaTGTAAAAAAATGAATTCTCCGCCTACAAGCGCACTCTGAAGATATCGCATACAAGATGGCAAAGTCTACACCCCTCCCTTGAGGTCTACGGCCTATCATCCTCGTCTTTACTCTCCTCGGCACCGGATAGGAATGACCGAGCaccacgctcgtccgccctcgctcgCGCCAACTCTTTCGAGAGAACAAAACCCCTGGCACTGATCTCCTCGAGAACCCTTCTTCGGGATCTAcaacgagcatattcttcaatTCTCTCTTCACGATCGAGGATCCTCTTCAACCCAGCTTGGGCATTGGTATCATCCTTCAAATAAGTCGCCATCTCCTAATCAGCCTTAGTCCGGCTCAGTACTGCTTCGATccgagcatcaacgatctcagccctgacctttgaAAGTTTGGATTCGATCTtcgtgatcatatccgcttgaactgaagCATTATCACGAGCTAAGCAGAGTTGGACCTCGAAGGTAAGAGctttagccaaggcacctttctcctctgaagcttgagcctgcacctaaGCTCTTAGCTCACCACAGTCATTCCTGCTCGGTCAGCTTCACCCCTAAGGCGCTCCAGGGCcccgtctttttctgcagctgGGATAGACGAAGAGTTAACCTGAGAAGTTAAAAAGCGAAATGCATCCCCACCCGGGATGGTAAGTTACCTGCtctatcaaatagctctcgtaattcgagctcagGTACGCCTCATATCTCCAGTGGgccaactcaacttccttctcctagCAAAGGAGCCcaagggacctaccctcatcTAGAGCTTTCCGGAGCCTAGCCCCATGACAG comes from the Nicotiana sylvestris chromosome 4, ASM39365v2, whole genome shotgun sequence genome and includes:
- the LOC104236567 gene encoding uncharacterized protein, coding for MATSSTTRTPRYGQRDNTFSTPIFTISSSPSYSSNSSFGSLSTHDHHSPFSPNTPFQFSNKGVPFSWEYIPGIPKQQISRKNSSSSSQLLPLPPPAGNSPNSAKKLQSFREEFYPKKSASDSFSNDPFFAAFVECSKDQEHPENFSDIWKSTSSSKVMTSTRSLSGRFGLISMYASCKRTCTVSESIVYLPRSRNYDLLSTRRTSR